In Sparus aurata chromosome 2, fSpaAur1.1, whole genome shotgun sequence, a single genomic region encodes these proteins:
- the LOC115572613 gene encoding uncharacterized protein LOC115572613 isoform X2 codes for MMISVRFTLLFFWLTQDFASCVHIKVPVDVLTVALGDSLTLNCTYNCSSGFVRGFWSKASENSGCRGIKEKKCTFCTASLHLSNVTAEDLKNYTCYTEATDDVQLPKKTERIVLLQLQGETHAPNWTLSPKTETTNASFPAKPKYSNGELTGIKVLAAVSVAVATVLTALAVFLCLNRNKLSWNCKGEPVVSRSGSPVPPHSVHSPVNGLLSTQSDRVTLRIPTPDNESDTEVPYADIMITVRGVSTPELNQVGYTPGDQKEWSHLQASRSADRLHVPHPREVSRKMSTNSEYAVITYA; via the exons ATGATGATCTCAGTACGCTTCACATTGCTCTTTTTTTGGCTGACACAAG ATTTTGCAAGCTGTGTTCATATCAAGGTGCCTGTTGATGTCTTGACCGTAGCATTAGGGGACTCTCTCACGTTAAACTGCACCTACAACTGCTCCAGTGGATTTGTCCGTGGATTTTGGAGCAAGGCATCGGAAAACTCTGGCTGTCGTGggataaaggaaaaaaaatgcaccttTTGCACAGCGTCTCTTCATCTTTCAAATGTGACCGCAGAAGATCTGAAGAACTACACCTGCTACACAGAAGCTACAGACGATGTTCAACTTCCAAAGAAAACCGAGCGTATTGTTCTCTTGCAACTTCAAG gTGAAACACATGCCCCAAACTGGACCCTTTCCCCAAAGACTGAAACTACAAATG CATCTTTTCCTGCTAAGCCAAAATATTCAAATGGAG AATTGACTGGAATTAAGGTTTTAGCAGCAGTCAGCGTTGCTGTGGCCACGGTGCTCACAGCAttggctgtttttctgtgtctgaACCGGAACAAACTGAGCTGGAATTGTAAAG GGGAGCCAGTTGTGTCCAGGTCAGG ATCCCCAGTGCCTCCTCATTCTGTCCACTCACCAGTGAACG GACTACTGTCAACACAAAGTGATAGGGTGACTCTGAGGATTCCTACACCAG aTAACGAGAGCGACACTGAGGTTCCTTATGCTGACATAATGATCACCGTCCGCGGCGTCAGCACACCAGAGCTCAATCAGGTCGGCTACACTCCTGGGGATCAAAAAGAG tGGTCTCACCTGCAGGCCTCACGATCAGCTGACAGGCTGCACGTCCCCCACCCCAGAGAGGTCAGTCGCAAGATGAGCACCAACTCTGAGTACGCAGTCATCACATATGCCTGA
- the nrgnb gene encoding neurogranin (protein kinase C substrate, RC3) b isoform X2, with the protein MYELLTARRINRRGRGWTGEREKFRDKEKSDESQTEDESSHSAEASNLTATQPHVSEEIELTESTGEEDEKHDITEEHVISAEKELSDEESVIRLRAAHAQSDELSGTEEEDDPTTFGGTAGEQYSSPTDLSSFRRISKVDVCAQELGTVEDEGGEVLETAAEDKDIVDSKEEEKTEVEEPVEVYPYSGLADVDVCATELVGAERTVEGSRAEDNTLIIEEESSKPQPEETVVQDNQQVAEDQAEKAKEEEGRETETPYGGTHESLTHIEGDLDSNVIPKEDSFVEISFEDVPEAQQNTEVGEKQPEVLNTNILEMQQEEESEEVSASATDQNISGTQDHDEPETVGAEKELNPEGEEMERQHEASDVTKEKVETADSNSNDSEDDENGEGVKTISSSHQPTSEAEAESPEHETDLKNEETEEISEREFHQNEWNNPDVKEEDKTDTMEGKEEEDMQTEGHGEVEDRETNDGAAGNHTSEETETNISTAAMEAESETLEQLPEENEESQRTLVESQPEDEEGEKQVTSKERISEAERLVEEGKIDSAIQGKSDAMCEESSISHTQSADRLADEHQGEKSELGSEQDTTEPEGHSGDKQEDCSRPQEEEDIMDIPLDDPEANRAAAKIQAGFRGHMTRKKMKPEDKAEGEERQEDRGQ; encoded by the exons ATGTATGAACTATTAACAGCCAGGAGGATCAACAGGAGAGGGCGAGGAtggacaggagagagagaaaagttcAGGGACAA AGAAAAATCAGATGAGTCCCAAACTGAAGATGAATCCAGTCATTCAGCAGAGGCCTCAAATCTTACCGCCACACAACCTCATGTCTCTGAAGAGATTGAGTTGACTGAAAGCACaggagaagaagacgaaaaaCATGATATTACAGAGGAACATGTTATTTCAGCGGAAAAGGAACTTTCGGATGAGGAATCAGTCATAAGGCTCCGAGCTGCACATGCACAGTCAGATGAACTGAGTGGgacagaagaagaggacgaCCCAACCACATTTGGCGGGACAGCTGGTGAACAATATAGCAGCCCCACTGACTTGTCTTCATTCAGAAGGATTTCAAAAGTAGATGTGTGTGCACAGGAGTTGGGAACAGTGGAAGATGAGGGAGGTGAGGTTTTAGAGACTGCGGCTGAGGATAAAGACATTGTAGACtcgaaagaagaggaaaaaacgGAAGTTGAAGAACCGGTGGAGGTCTATCCGTATTCTGGGCTAGCTGATGTAGATGTGTGTGCTACAGAGCTTGTaggagcagagaggacagtGGAAGGGAGCAGAGCTGAAGATAATACACTTATCATTGAAGAGGAAAGCTCAAAGCCCCAGCCTGAAGAAACTGTTGTGCAAGACAATCAACAAGTAGCAGAAGATCAGGCAGAAAAAgcaaaggaagaggaaggaagagagactGAGACTCCTTATGGGGGAACACATGAAAGTTTAACTCATATAGAGGGTGATTTAGACAGTAATGTTATACCAAAGGAGGATTCATTTGTTGAGATAAGCTTTGAAGATGTTCCAGAGGCTCAGCAGAATACAGAAGTTGGGGAGAAACAGCCAGAGGTCTTAAACACTAATATATTGGAAATGCAACAGGAGGAAGAGTCTGAGGAAGTGAGCGCATCAGCAACAGACCAAAATATATCAGGTACACAAGACCATGATGAACCTGAAACGGTGGGAGCTGAAAAGGAACTTAACCCTGAAGGAGAGGAAATGGAAAGGCAACACGAGGCATCTGATGTAACGAAGGAGAAGGTGGAAACCGCTGACTCTAATTCAAATGATAGTGAGGATGATGAGAACGGAGAAGGTGTTAAAACCATCAGCTCGTCACATCAGCCCACCAGCGAAGCAGAAGCAGAGAGCCCGGAGCATGAAACCGATCTTAAAAATGAAGAAACCGAGGAGATAAGTGAACGCGAATTTCACCAGAATGAGTGGAACAACCCTGACgttaaagaagaagacaaaacagacacaatggaaggaaaagaagaggaggacatGCAAACAGAAGGCCACGGTGAGGTtgaggacagagagacaaatgaTGGCGCTGCGGGAAATCACACGTCAGAAGAAACCGAGACAAATATATCAACTGCTGCAATGGAGGCAGAGAGTGAAACTTTAGAGCAACTACCAGAGGAGAACGAGGAGAGTCAGAGAACACTTGTGGAGTCACAGCcagaggatgaagagggagaaaaacaggTCACTTCAAAGGAGAGAATATCAGAAGCAGAGCGACTTGTGGAAGAGGGAAAGATTGATTCTGCAATACAAGGGAAGAGTGATGCAATGTGTGAAGAGAGCAGCATCAGCCACACACAGAGTGCAGATCGGCTGGCTGATGAGCACCAAGGAGAGAAAAGTGAGCTTGGGTCTGAACAGGACACCACTGAGCCTGAAGGCCACAGTGGTGACAAG
- the LOC115572613 gene encoding uncharacterized protein LOC115572613 isoform X1 yields the protein MMISVRFTLLFFWLTQDFASCVHIKVPVDVLTVALGDSLTLNCTYNCSSGFVRGFWSKASENSGCRGIKEKKCTFCTASLHLSNVTAEDLKNYTCYTEATDDVQLPKKTERIVLLQLQGETHAPNWTLSPKTETTNASFPAKPKYSNGAELTGIKVLAAVSVAVATVLTALAVFLCLNRNKLSWNCKGEPVVSRSGSPVPPHSVHSPVNGLLSTQSDRVTLRIPTPDNESDTEVPYADIMITVRGVSTPELNQVGYTPGDQKEWSHLQASRSADRLHVPHPREVSRKMSTNSEYAVITYA from the exons ATGATGATCTCAGTACGCTTCACATTGCTCTTTTTTTGGCTGACACAAG ATTTTGCAAGCTGTGTTCATATCAAGGTGCCTGTTGATGTCTTGACCGTAGCATTAGGGGACTCTCTCACGTTAAACTGCACCTACAACTGCTCCAGTGGATTTGTCCGTGGATTTTGGAGCAAGGCATCGGAAAACTCTGGCTGTCGTGggataaaggaaaaaaaatgcaccttTTGCACAGCGTCTCTTCATCTTTCAAATGTGACCGCAGAAGATCTGAAGAACTACACCTGCTACACAGAAGCTACAGACGATGTTCAACTTCCAAAGAAAACCGAGCGTATTGTTCTCTTGCAACTTCAAG gTGAAACACATGCCCCAAACTGGACCCTTTCCCCAAAGACTGAAACTACAAATG CATCTTTTCCTGCTAAGCCAAAATATTCAAATGGAG CAGAATTGACTGGAATTAAGGTTTTAGCAGCAGTCAGCGTTGCTGTGGCCACGGTGCTCACAGCAttggctgtttttctgtgtctgaACCGGAACAAACTGAGCTGGAATTGTAAAG GGGAGCCAGTTGTGTCCAGGTCAGG ATCCCCAGTGCCTCCTCATTCTGTCCACTCACCAGTGAACG GACTACTGTCAACACAAAGTGATAGGGTGACTCTGAGGATTCCTACACCAG aTAACGAGAGCGACACTGAGGTTCCTTATGCTGACATAATGATCACCGTCCGCGGCGTCAGCACACCAGAGCTCAATCAGGTCGGCTACACTCCTGGGGATCAAAAAGAG tGGTCTCACCTGCAGGCCTCACGATCAGCTGACAGGCTGCACGTCCCCCACCCCAGAGAGGTCAGTCGCAAGATGAGCACCAACTCTGAGTACGCAGTCATCACATATGCCTGA